From a single Mobula birostris isolate sMobBir1 chromosome 13, sMobBir1.hap1, whole genome shotgun sequence genomic region:
- the LOC140208646 gene encoding uncharacterized protein: MAHQRVHTGEKPFTCSVCEKRFTHSYTLQRHQRVHTGEKPFTCLECGKGFTQSSHLQRHQRVHTGEKPFTCSVCGKGFPQSSTLQRHQQVHTGEKPFTCSVCGKGFTQSSNLQSHQRVHTGQKPFTCSECGKRFPQLSHLQSHQLVHTGEKPFTCSVCGKRFTHSSNLQTHQRVHTGEKPFTCSVCGKGFTQLSQLQSHQRVYTGEKPFTCSECGKGFTQSFKLLAHQSVHSGEWPFTCSECGKGFTQSSKLMAHQSVHTGERPFTCSDCGKGFTWSSDLQSHQRVHTGEKLFTCSDCGKGFTRSSYLQRHQQVHTGEKPFTCLECGKGFTQSSHLQSHQRVHTGEKPFTCLECGKGFTQSSTLQRHQQVHTGEKPFTCSVCGKRFTQSSTLQNHQRVHTGEKPFTC, encoded by the coding sequence atggctcaccagcgagttcacactggggagaaaccgttcacctgctcagtctgtgagaagagattcactcactcttacaccctacagagacaccagcgagttcacactggggagaaaccattcacctgcttagaatgtgggaaaggattcactcagtcatcccacctacagagacatcagcgtgttcacactggggagaagccgttcacttgctcagtctgtgggaagggattccctcagtcatccaccctacagagacatcagcaagttcacactggggagaagccgttcacctgctcagtctgtgggaagggattcactcaatcatccaacctacagagtcatcagcgagttcacactgggcagaagccgttcacctgctcagaatgtgggaagagattccctcagttatcccacctacagagtcatcagctagttcacactggggagaagccgttcacctgctcagtctgtgggaagagattcactcactcatccaacctacagacacatcagcgagttcacactggggagaagccgttcacctgctcagtctgtgggaagggattcactcagttgtcccaactacagagtcatcagcgagtttacactggggagaagccgttcacctgctcagaatgtgggaaaggattcactcagtcattcaaactactggcacaccagtcagttcacagtggggagtggccattcacctgctcagaatgtgggaaaggattcactcagtcgtccAAACTAATGGCACAccaatcagttcacactggagagaggccattcacctgttcagactgtgggaagggtttcacttggtcatccgacctacagagtcatcagcgagttcacactggggagaaactgttcacctgctcagactgtgggaagggattcactaggtcatcctacctacagagacatcagcaagttcacactggggagaagccgttcacctgcttagaatgtgggaagggattcactcagtcatcccacctacagagtcatcagcgagttcacactggggagaagccgttcacctgcttagaatgtgggaagggattcactcagtcatccaccctacagagacatcagcaagttcacactggggagaagccgttcacctgctcagtttgtgggaagagattcactcagtcatccaccctacagaatcatcagcgagttcacactggggagaagccattcacctgctga